In uncultured Treponema sp., one genomic interval encodes:
- a CDS encoding acetylornithine/succinylornithine family transaminase yields the protein MGSKKVLNNYGSFDVVFKSGKGSVLTDINGKKYIDFLAGIAVNSLGHNFKPLVKAVSSQAKKQIHVCNYFLSDIGIKYADELLNATGFEGVFFGNSGAEANEAAIKLARKFGQLNGGSKRKTIVTLEHSFHGRTMATLTATGQDIFHPETFAPYVEGFKTIKPNDYDSLKDAFDDTTAALMMECVQGEGGVFPLDKEWAKAAAEAARKAGAIVICDEVQTGMGRTGTLLASEQLEINPEVVTLAKAIAGGIPMGACLYRGKGNVLAAGEHQSTFGGNPLACSAASVVLHELLKDGFLSSVCEKGEYIQSTVKSWNLPCVEDVRGKGLMIGIQVSKNPVEVEKLCLEKGVLFSTAGKNVLRLVPPLNIGYKEIDKGLSIIKEVLEK from the coding sequence ATGGGAAGCAAAAAAGTTTTAAATAATTACGGCTCTTTTGATGTTGTTTTTAAGAGCGGAAAAGGTTCTGTTCTTACAGATATAAATGGAAAAAAATATATTGATTTTCTTGCGGGAATCGCAGTGAACAGCTTGGGGCATAATTTTAAGCCGCTTGTAAAAGCTGTGTCTAGCCAGGCAAAAAAACAGATTCATGTCTGCAATTATTTTCTTAGCGACATTGGCATAAAGTATGCGGATGAACTTTTGAATGCTACAGGATTTGAAGGCGTGTTCTTTGGAAACAGCGGCGCGGAAGCAAATGAAGCTGCGATAAAACTTGCACGCAAATTCGGCCAGCTGAATGGCGGTTCAAAAAGAAAAACTATTGTAACGTTGGAGCATTCTTTTCACGGACGCACGATGGCAACTCTTACTGCGACTGGTCAGGATATTTTTCACCCGGAAACTTTTGCGCCTTATGTTGAAGGTTTCAAAACTATAAAGCCAAACGATTATGATTCTTTGAAAGACGCTTTTGACGATACGACTGCCGCTTTGATGATGGAATGTGTTCAAGGCGAGGGCGGCGTTTTTCCTCTTGATAAGGAATGGGCAAAGGCGGCCGCAGAAGCTGCAAGAAAAGCTGGCGCAATTGTAATCTGCGATGAAGTTCAGACAGGAATGGGACGCACAGGAACTCTTCTTGCGAGCGAGCAGCTTGAAATAAATCCGGAAGTTGTAACACTTGCAAAAGCAATTGCCGGTGGAATTCCAATGGGCGCTTGTCTTTACCGCGGAAAAGGAAATGTTCTTGCGGCAGGAGAGCATCAGTCAACTTTCGGCGGAAATCCTCTTGCGTGCAGCGCGGCCAGTGTTGTTTTGCATGAGCTTTTAAAGGACGGCTTCTTGTCTTCTGTTTGTGAAAAAGGCGAATATATTCAAAGCACTGTAAAAAGCTGGAATTTGCCTTGCGTAGAAGATGTGCGCGGAAAAGGTCTTATGATTGGAATTCAGGTTTCAAAAAATCCTGTGGAAGTTGAAAAACTTTGCCTTGAAAAAGGTGTGCTTTTTTCTACAGCAGGAAAAAATGTCTTGCGCCTAGTTCCGCCTTTAAATATCGGCTACAAGGAAATTGACAAAGGTCTTTCTATTATAAAAGAAGTTCTTGAAAAATAA
- a CDS encoding type II toxin-antitoxin system PemK/MazF family toxin, translating into MGMVINQYDVYLVNLDPTVGHEIKKTRPCLIISPDEINNNISTIIIAPMTTKSHSYPTRIPVRFEGKNGWIVLDQIRTVDNIRLIKRLGKISKKEVLEVKKILKEMLVN; encoded by the coding sequence ATGGGAATGGTAATAAATCAATATGATGTTTATCTTGTAAACTTAGATCCAACTGTTGGACATGAAATAAAAAAGACTCGTCCTTGCCTTATAATTTCTCCTGATGAAATAAATAATAATATCAGCACTATAATTATTGCTCCTATGACAACAAAATCCCATTCATATCCGACAAGAATTCCAGTGAGATTCGAAGGAAAAAATGGCTGGATTGTTTTGGATCAAATAAGAACTGTAGATAATATTCGTCTTATAAAAAGGCTTGGAAAAATATCAAAAAAAGAAGTTTTAGAAGTGAAAAAGATTCTGAAAGAAATGCTTGTGAATTGA
- a CDS encoding M15 family metallopeptidase — translation MRFSSSRFVRCFLFVLLFFPCFGFSFSAFNLKCEEPELLSLFKKAYPDIQFKSEYNAFAGDWKISLSHGGRTAEFFWADGMFLPESEIENKNLYNSFLYEYDFVLHDPADFTDEDIEKIRQFSSPENRTSGKGTPPFFYDFVYDCKTRVSLEQHIKKISFLGKKTNAHERLREPLAKVEKEILEASKSDAEVKNFLDTLLSADSYSWRNISDSGNRSFHSLGLALDLLPRGWKQKNVYWAWRRDIDGDNWMKLPLERRWMPPKKVIEIFENNGFLWGGKWAIWDNMHFEYRPEVILFSRLQNKQSR, via the coding sequence ATGAGATTTTCTTCTAGTCGTTTTGTCCGCTGTTTTTTATTTGTGCTTTTGTTTTTTCCTTGCTTTGGGTTTTCATTTTCTGCATTCAATTTAAAATGTGAAGAGCCTGAGCTGCTTTCATTATTCAAAAAGGCTTATCCTGATATTCAGTTTAAAAGCGAATACAATGCGTTTGCCGGCGACTGGAAAATTTCACTTTCGCATGGCGGAAGAACTGCGGAATTTTTCTGGGCGGACGGAATGTTTTTGCCTGAATCCGAAATCGAAAATAAAAATCTGTACAATTCTTTTCTATATGAATATGATTTTGTTCTGCATGACCCGGCGGATTTTACAGACGAGGACATTGAAAAAATCCGGCAGTTCAGTTCTCCAGAAAACAGAACAAGCGGCAAGGGAACGCCTCCATTTTTTTACGACTTTGTATATGACTGCAAGACAAGAGTTTCCCTTGAGCAGCATATAAAAAAAATATCGTTCCTTGGAAAAAAAACAAATGCGCATGAGCGACTTAGAGAGCCTCTTGCAAAAGTCGAAAAAGAAATTCTTGAAGCTTCAAAGTCTGATGCGGAAGTAAAAAATTTTTTAGATACACTTTTAAGCGCGGACAGTTATTCTTGGCGGAATATAAGCGATTCTGGCAATCGTTCTTTTCATAGTCTTGGACTTGCGCTTGACTTGCTTCCAAGAGGCTGGAAGCAGAAAAATGTATACTGGGCATGGAGACGAGATATTGACGGAGACAACTGGATGAAGCTTCCGCTTGAAAGAAGATGGATGCCACCGAAAAAAGTAATTGAGATTTTTGAAAACAACGGATTTTTGTGGGGCGGAAAGTGGGCAATCTGGGACAATATGCATTTTGAATATCGCCCAGAAGTTATTCTTTTCAGCAGATTGCAGAATAAGCAATCCCGGTAA
- a CDS encoding [Fe-Fe] hydrogenase large subunit C-terminal domain-containing protein: MTKNLNTQTGKYRSVISVDKEKCVNCQRCIAVCPVKMCNNGAGDHVAFDEKLCIGCGSCIEACTHGARKGIDDAELFFESLKKGEKIVAIVAPAAIVSFRGKDLELNGFLKSLGVEAVFDVSFGAELTTKSYVEYIKNKNPDCVISQPCPALVSFIETYRPELIKYLAPADSPMLHCAKMIKEFYTKYSGYKIAAISPCYAKRREFDETGVCDYNVTMRSIQKYMEEKNLKLDSFPKVEYENPAAERGVLYSTPGGLMRTAERFVPGISEKTRKIEGNPKVFHYLAKFSEANKNKKPCFTLVDCLNCENGCNEGAGTTNKGMHLDEMESFVENRMQERRSYWAKKGHSKKSALKKLNKAIDEFWKPGLYDRTYVDRSAYFRQTIKEPSQEEIQKIYTDMHKKTKADILNCGACGYENCEQMAVAIYNGLNHPENCTHYTNILKDIMNEQHQDEVKQSVRKVVEAGAEKLTENGRDVQTLTDAARNMSESVSTSSSAVEEMIANINSINSILEHNAESVGLLDGATRKGMAGIENVAELVSKIEENSNGLSEMSSVIQKIASQTNLLAMNAAIEAAHAGDSGRGFAVVADEIRKLAENSGSQARKISDVLKNVKQLIDATFKDTGDVQKEFSEVVQLSGTVVEQEQTVRRAISEQNEGGKQLLQAVGTMRELTQTVKERTEKLLTDTNAIKESILELGK; the protein is encoded by the coding sequence ATGACAAAAAATCTAAACACACAAACTGGAAAATATCGTTCAGTAATTTCCGTAGACAAAGAAAAATGCGTAAACTGCCAAAGGTGCATTGCGGTGTGTCCTGTAAAAATGTGCAACAACGGAGCTGGAGACCACGTTGCATTTGACGAAAAACTTTGCATAGGTTGCGGCTCTTGCATTGAAGCCTGCACTCACGGCGCAAGAAAAGGAATTGACGACGCAGAACTTTTCTTTGAATCTCTTAAAAAAGGTGAAAAAATCGTGGCGATTGTTGCGCCTGCCGCAATTGTTAGTTTCCGCGGAAAAGACCTTGAACTGAACGGATTTTTAAAGTCGCTTGGTGTGGAAGCTGTTTTTGATGTAAGTTTTGGCGCGGAGCTTACAACAAAATCTTATGTTGAATATATTAAAAACAAAAATCCAGATTGCGTAATTTCTCAGCCTTGTCCTGCCCTTGTTTCGTTTATTGAAACTTACCGCCCAGAACTCATAAAATATCTTGCGCCTGCCGACAGCCCGATGCTTCACTGCGCAAAAATGATAAAAGAATTTTATACAAAATACAGCGGATATAAAATCGCGGCAATTTCGCCATGCTATGCAAAACGGCGTGAGTTCGACGAAACTGGAGTGTGCGACTACAACGTAACAATGCGCTCAATCCAGAAATATATGGAAGAAAAAAATCTTAAGCTCGATTCATTTCCAAAAGTAGAATACGAAAATCCTGCCGCGGAACGTGGAGTTCTTTATTCAACTCCGGGCGGACTTATGAGAACCGCAGAACGCTTTGTTCCGGGCATTTCAGAAAAGACGCGTAAGATTGAAGGCAATCCAAAAGTTTTTCATTATCTTGCAAAATTTTCAGAAGCGAATAAAAACAAAAAGCCGTGCTTCACTTTAGTTGACTGCCTTAACTGCGAAAACGGATGCAACGAAGGAGCCGGAACTACAAATAAGGGAATGCACCTTGACGAAATGGAATCTTTTGTAGAAAACCGAATGCAGGAGCGCCGTTCGTACTGGGCAAAAAAAGGACACAGCAAAAAATCCGCTCTGAAAAAACTTAACAAGGCAATCGATGAGTTTTGGAAGCCCGGACTTTACGACAGAACTTATGTTGACAGAAGTGCATATTTCCGCCAAACAATAAAAGAGCCTTCGCAGGAAGAAATTCAAAAAATCTACACAGATATGCACAAAAAAACAAAGGCGGACATTTTAAACTGTGGTGCCTGCGGATATGAAAACTGCGAGCAGATGGCGGTTGCAATTTACAACGGACTGAACCACCCTGAAAACTGCACTCATTACACAAATATTTTAAAGGACATAATGAACGAGCAGCATCAGGACGAAGTAAAACAGTCTGTGCGTAAAGTTGTTGAAGCCGGAGCTGAAAAACTTACAGAAAACGGACGCGATGTCCAGACTTTGACAGATGCCGCACGCAACATGAGCGAAAGCGTTTCAACTTCTTCTTCCGCTGTTGAAGAAATGATTGCAAACATAAATTCTATAAATTCAATTCTTGAACACAACGCTGAATCCGTGGGACTTCTTGACGGAGCAACAAGAAAAGGAATGGCAGGAATTGAAAATGTTGCCGAGCTTGTTTCCAAGATTGAAGAAAACTCAAACGGACTTAGCGAAATGAGCAGCGTTATTCAAAAAATTGCAAGCCAGACAAACCTTCTTGCCATGAACGCCGCAATAGAAGCCGCCCACGCAGGAGATTCCGGGCGAGGATTTGCAGTTGTAGCCGACGAAATAAGAAAACTCGCTGAAAATTCAGGCTCACAAGCACGCAAAATTTCTGATGTTCTAAAAAATGTAAAGCAGCTAATCGATGCAACGTTCAAAGACACTGGAGATGTCCAAAAGGAATTTTCAGAAGTTGTGCAGCTTTCTGGAACTGTGGTTGAGCAGGAGCAGACTGTGCGCCGTGCAATTTCCGAACAGAACGAAGGCGGAAAGCAGCTTTTGCAGGCAGTAGGAACAATGCGCGAACTTACACAGACAGTAAAAGAACGCACAGAAAAACTTCTTACTGACACAAACGCAATAAAAGAAAGCATCCTTGAGCTAGGAAAATAA
- the argJ gene encoding bifunctional glutamate N-acetyltransferase/amino-acid acetyltransferase ArgJ yields the protein MQFIDGGVTAPKGFTANGMLCKIKESSTKNDLALVFSEKLCNAAGVFTQNKVKAESVKLTKENIANGKAQAVIANSGNANACTGEQGAKVARKMASLAADVLGINPNDVIVYSTGVIGKQLPVEKIEKNIQTLKDGLSKEGHKEARAAIMTTDTHYKECAVETVIGGKTVRIGAMAKGSGMIHINMGTMLSVMTTDCAISSQMLEKALRKSVAGTYNCVSIDGDTSTNDSLTVLANGMAGNDEITCEGKDFEIFYEALNAINTQMAKKIAGDGEGATKLIECNVSGAKDVETARGLAKAVISSSLAKAAIFGSDANFGRFLCAMGYSGFDFSPEKTSITFESAENSMRTGATDFIGEQKGKRTSLKVFENGVPLDFDEALAKKVLQEAEIKINIECQDGTACGTAWGCDLTYEYVKINGDYRT from the coding sequence ATGCAGTTTATTGATGGCGGAGTTACAGCTCCTAAAGGATTTACAGCGAATGGAATGCTTTGCAAAATAAAGGAAAGCAGCACAAAAAACGACCTTGCGCTTGTTTTTAGCGAAAAGCTTTGCAATGCGGCCGGCGTATTTACACAGAATAAAGTCAAGGCAGAAAGCGTAAAGCTTACAAAAGAAAATATTGCCAACGGAAAAGCTCAGGCTGTTATTGCCAACTCTGGAAACGCAAATGCTTGTACTGGCGAACAGGGCGCGAAAGTTGCGCGAAAAATGGCGAGCCTTGCAGCTGATGTTCTTGGAATAAATCCTAATGATGTTATTGTTTACTCCACAGGCGTAATCGGCAAGCAGCTTCCTGTTGAAAAAATCGAAAAGAATATTCAGACTTTAAAAGACGGACTTTCCAAGGAAGGACATAAAGAAGCCCGCGCTGCAATAATGACAACAGACACTCATTACAAGGAATGCGCTGTAGAAACTGTAATCGGCGGAAAAACTGTAAGAATCGGAGCAATGGCAAAAGGTTCTGGAATGATTCATATAAACATGGGAACAATGCTCAGCGTTATGACAACTGACTGCGCTATTTCTTCCCAGATGCTTGAAAAAGCCTTGCGCAAATCTGTTGCTGGAACTTACAACTGCGTTTCAATTGACGGCGACACTTCCACAAACGACAGCCTGACTGTTCTTGCAAACGGAATGGCAGGAAACGATGAAATCACTTGCGAAGGAAAAGACTTTGAGATTTTTTACGAAGCCTTGAATGCAATAAATACCCAGATGGCAAAAAAGATTGCAGGAGACGGAGAAGGTGCAACCAAGCTGATTGAATGCAATGTTTCCGGGGCGAAGGACGTTGAAACTGCGCGTGGTCTTGCAAAAGCCGTTATAAGCTCAAGCCTTGCAAAAGCCGCAATTTTTGGAAGCGATGCGAACTTCGGGCGTTTTTTGTGCGCAATGGGATATTCAGGATTTGACTTTTCGCCTGAAAAAACTTCCATAACTTTTGAAAGCGCGGAAAATTCCATGCGGACTGGTGCGACTGATTTTATCGGCGAGCAGAAAGGGAAACGCACTTCGCTTAAAGTTTTTGAAAACGGAGTTCCTCTTGACTTTGACGAGGCATTGGCAAAAAAAGTTCTTCAGGAAGCGGAAATAAAAATCAACATTGAATGCCAGGACGGAACTGCCTGCGGAACTGCCTGGGGCTGTGATTTGACTTACGAATATGTTAAAATAAACGGCGATTACAGAACCTAA
- a CDS encoding AbrB/MazE/SpoVT family DNA-binding domain-containing protein — protein MVVSVVPIGNSRGIRFPKMILDKFLVKDKMNMKVTEKGILLTPIKENPREGWAEAFCEMHKNKDDVMEDIPSSEEFEWEW, from the coding sequence ATGGTGGTTTCTGTAGTTCCTATTGGAAATTCTCGTGGAATAAGATTTCCCAAAATGATATTAGATAAATTTTTAGTGAAAGACAAAATGAATATGAAAGTAACCGAAAAAGGCATTCTGCTTACTCCTATAAAAGAAAATCCTCGTGAAGGCTGGGCGGAAGCATTTTGTGAAATGCACAAAAATAAAGATGATGTGATGGAGGACATTCCTTCTTCAGAGGAGTTTGAATGGGAATGGTAA
- the argB gene encoding acetylglutamate kinase, whose product MNTNEPDIEEIDPRLDNAHWSDVLVQALPYFKHWVGKVVVVKYGGNAMLNADLKKHVMEDIVLLNTIGIHVVLVHGGGPEINNMLGRVGKKSKFINGLRYTDAETMEIVQMVLTGKLNKDIVALLLENGGKAVGLSGVDSGLLKAVKIQKDGQDLGFVGEVTEVNPEILESLLEQNFIPVVSTVALGCDGDNVRYNINADTAAAKIAVALHAEKFVQLTNVPGVLKDVNDPKSLIQRIHIGDVEKYIDQGIIAGGMIPKIECCMLARNGGVPRTHIIDGRVPHSLLIEMFSDRGIGTMIY is encoded by the coding sequence TTGAATACAAATGAACCTGATATAGAAGAAATTGATCCTCGGCTTGACAATGCGCATTGGTCTGATGTGCTTGTTCAGGCTCTTCCGTATTTTAAGCATTGGGTCGGAAAAGTTGTTGTCGTAAAGTACGGCGGAAACGCTATGCTTAATGCGGATTTGAAGAAGCACGTAATGGAAGATATTGTTCTATTAAACACGATTGGAATCCATGTTGTGCTTGTTCACGGCGGCGGTCCTGAAATTAACAATATGCTTGGAAGAGTCGGCAAGAAAAGCAAATTCATAAACGGACTTCGCTACACTGATGCGGAAACAATGGAGATTGTCCAGATGGTTTTGACTGGAAAACTGAACAAGGACATTGTTGCTCTTCTTCTTGAAAACGGCGGAAAGGCTGTTGGCTTGAGCGGAGTTGATTCAGGACTTTTGAAGGCTGTGAAAATCCAAAAAGACGGACAGGACTTGGGTTTTGTCGGTGAAGTTACAGAAGTGAACCCTGAAATTCTTGAGTCGCTTTTGGAGCAGAATTTTATTCCTGTAGTTTCGACTGTTGCCTTGGGCTGCGATGGCGACAATGTCCGTTACAACATAAATGCCGACACTGCCGCTGCGAAAATTGCCGTGGCTCTTCATGCTGAAAAATTTGTTCAGCTTACAAATGTGCCTGGCGTTTTAAAAGATGTGAATGATCCGAAGTCTTTGATTCAGCGGATTCATATTGGCGATGTTGAAAAATATATAGACCAAGGAATAATTGCCGGCGGAATGATTCCGAAGATTGAGTGCTGTATGCTTGCCCGAAACGGCGGTGTTCCGCGCACTCATATTATTGACGGCCGTGTTCCTCATTCGCTTTTAATTGAAATGTTCAGCGACCGCGGAATTGGAACGATGATTTACTAG